The Streptomyces puniciscabiei genomic interval TCGCGGCGGCCGCCGACGCCGACCTCGTCATCGAGGTGGCCCCGGAGTCGTACGAGATCAAGCACCGGATCTTCCGCGAGCTGGACGGCGTCGTCCGCCCGGAGACGATCCTCGCGACCGGGACCAACGCCCTGTCCGTGACCCGCCTCGCCGCCGACTCGGCCCGCCCCGAGCGGGTGCTCGGCCTGCACTTCTTCAACCCGGCGCCGGCGATGAAGCTGGTCGAGGTCGTCTCCTCGGTGCTGACCGCGCCCGGCGCCGTCGCCTCGGTCACGGACCTCGCGATCGAGCTGGGCAAGGAGCCGGTCGCGGTCGGCGACCGCCCCGGGTTCGTCGCGGACGGCCTGCTCTTCGGCTACCTCAACCAGGCGGCCGCGATGTACGAGGCCCGGTACGCCTCCCGCGAGGACATCGACGCGGCGATGCGGCTCGGCTGCGGCCTGCCGATGGGCCCGCTCGCGCTGCTGGACCTGATCGGCATCGACACCGCGCGCACGGTCCTTGAGGCCATGTACGCCGAGTCCCACGACCGGCTGCACGCCCCGGCGCCGATCCTGAAGCAGCTCAGCGAGGCGGGCCTGACCGGCCGCAAGTCCGGGCGCGGCTTCTACACCTACGAGGCGCCGGGCAGCGCCACGGTCGTGCCGGACGCGCTGACCCCGGCCACCGGGGACACCCGGGCCGCCGGACGCCCCGTGAGCTCCGTCGGTGTCGCCGGCTCCGGCACGATGGCCTCCGGCATCGCCGAGGTCTTCGCCAAGGCGGGCTACGACGTGGTGCTGGCCGCCCGCAGCGCGGAGAAGGCACAGGCCGCCAAGGCCCGTATCGGCAAGTCGCTTTCGCGCTCTGTCGACAAGGGGCGGCTGACCGCCGAGGCCGCCGCGCAGATCCTGGACCGGATCACCCCGGCCGGCTCCTACGACGCCTTCGCCGAGGTCGACCTGGCCGTCGAGGCGATCGCCGAGGACCTGGAGGTCAAGCGGCAGCTGTTCGCCACGCTGGACAAGGTCTGCAAGCCCGGCGCGGTGCTCGCCACCACCACCTCCTCGCTGCCCGTCGTGGCCTGCGCCCGCGCCACCTCGCGCCCGCAGGACGTCATCGGCATGCACTTCTTCAACCCGGCCCCCGCCATGAAGCTGGTCGAGGTCGTGCGGACCGTGCTGACCGCCGACGACGTCCACGCGACCGTCCGCGAGGTCTGCGCGAAGATCAAGAAGCACGCGGTGGACTGCGGCGACCGGGCCGGCTTCATCGTGAACGCGCTGCTGTTCCCGTACCTGAACAACGCGATCAAGATGGTCCAGGAGCACTACGCGTCCCTGGACGACATCGACGCGGCGATGAAGCTCGGCGGCGGCTACCCCATGGGCCCCTTCGAGCTGCTGGACGTGGTCGGCCTGGACGTCTCGCTGGCCATCGAGAAGGTCCTGCACCGCGAGTTCCGCGACCCCGGCCTCGCCCCGGCCCCGCTGCTGGAGCACCTGGTGGCCGCGGGCTGCCTCGGCCGCAAGACCGGCCGCGGCTTCCGCGAGTATGCCCGCCGCTGAGGGCGGCGGCGACTGGTCCCACGCGGAGACGGACTGGGGCGGACTGCTCGACCCGGTGGACGCTCCCCCGCCCCTGTGGGGCGGGGGCGGCCCCGGGGGCGGGAGAAACCCCTCACCCGCGCACCGAACTGCGCACATGCAGTACGTTCGGGTCATGTCCCAGCCCGCCAAGTCCTCCCGTACACCAGCTACGCCCGACGCGCCGGAAAGTGCCGCAGGCAGCCGCGCCGCCGCCCAGCGGCTCAAGATGCGCCGAGAACTGGCGGCCGCAGCCATGGAGCTGTTCGCGACCAAGGGGTACGAGGCGACCACCGTCGACGAGATCGCGGCCGCCGCCGGAGTCGCCCGCCGCACTTTCTTCCGCCACTTCCGCTCCAAGGAAGAGGCGATCTTCCCCGACCACGACGACACCCTGATCCGCGCCGAGGCGGTCCTCAACGCCGCCCCCGCGCACGAGCACCCGCTCGACACCGTGTGCCGCGGGATCAAGGAAGTCATGAAGATGTACGCGGCCCGCCCGGAGATCTCGGTCGCCCGCTACAAGCTCACGCGCGAGGTGCCCACCCTGCGCGAGGCCGAGATCGCCTCGGTGGCCCGCTACGAGCGCCTGTTCACCCGCTACCTCCTGGGCCACTTCGACGAGCACGCGCACGCCGACGACGCCAACGACGACCCGCTGCTGGCCGAGGTCGCCGCCTCCGCGGTCGTCACCGCCCACAACCATGTGCTGCGGCGCTGGCTGCGGGCGGGGGGCCAGGGCGACGTCGAGGCGCAGCTCGACCACGCCTTCGCGATCGTCCGCAAGACCTTCGGCACGGGCATCGGCGCCGGACGCGGTCCGGCGGCCAAGCCGGCCACCACCGCTCCGGCGGCGGTCTCGGCGCACGGCGAGGTGCTGGTCACGGTCGCCCGTACCGACGCCCCGCTGGACGAGGTCATGCGGACCATCGAGGAGGCGCTCAAGGAGCGCTGAGCCCCTCCCGTACCGCTGCCGGCCGCTGTTCCGGCTGTGACGACGGCCACCCGACGGGGTGGCCGTTTTGCCATGTCAGGGGCCGTTTTCGAGCGGATTTCAAGCGCCGTTCGATCGATCATCGCTCATTTGTTACGTAAAGATTTCACCTGAGCCAAACTTCTGGCACTCAGTGCCTTGTCACCTGACACGCGGTGTCATACGTTGAAGGTGTCCGGGCGGCCGGCGAGCAGAGACCGTTCGCTCGCCGGCTGTCCCCAAGGGCCATGGCCCCCACGCCCGGACGCCTGCGTCACAGGCAACCTCCCGCGCCACAAAGCGCTGCCGAAGCACCACCGAGCCGAACCGACGGCACTTCCAAAACCCTCAGCAGCACTCCCAAGCAGCAGCACCGACGAACCCCCAGCGCCCCTCCCTCAGGGCGCTCACCGCCGGAGGCAACAGTGACCGTGAA includes:
- a CDS encoding 3-hydroxyacyl-CoA dehydrogenase family protein, translated to MATPLSDSSLSPLKTIAVVGLGTMGTGITEVLAKAGREVIGIDISEAQAAKCVAALEARTAHCVERGRLTEQERADTLARVRTATDLAAAADADLVIEVAPESYEIKHRIFRELDGVVRPETILATGTNALSVTRLAADSARPERVLGLHFFNPAPAMKLVEVVSSVLTAPGAVASVTDLAIELGKEPVAVGDRPGFVADGLLFGYLNQAAAMYEARYASREDIDAAMRLGCGLPMGPLALLDLIGIDTARTVLEAMYAESHDRLHAPAPILKQLSEAGLTGRKSGRGFYTYEAPGSATVVPDALTPATGDTRAAGRPVSSVGVAGSGTMASGIAEVFAKAGYDVVLAARSAEKAQAAKARIGKSLSRSVDKGRLTAEAAAQILDRITPAGSYDAFAEVDLAVEAIAEDLEVKRQLFATLDKVCKPGAVLATTTSSLPVVACARATSRPQDVIGMHFFNPAPAMKLVEVVRTVLTADDVHATVREVCAKIKKHAVDCGDRAGFIVNALLFPYLNNAIKMVQEHYASLDDIDAAMKLGGGYPMGPFELLDVVGLDVSLAIEKVLHREFRDPGLAPAPLLEHLVAAGCLGRKTGRGFREYARR
- a CDS encoding TetR family transcriptional regulator, translated to MSQPAKSSRTPATPDAPESAAGSRAAAQRLKMRRELAAAAMELFATKGYEATTVDEIAAAAGVARRTFFRHFRSKEEAIFPDHDDTLIRAEAVLNAAPAHEHPLDTVCRGIKEVMKMYAARPEISVARYKLTREVPTLREAEIASVARYERLFTRYLLGHFDEHAHADDANDDPLLAEVAASAVVTAHNHVLRRWLRAGGQGDVEAQLDHAFAIVRKTFGTGIGAGRGPAAKPATTAPAAVSAHGEVLVTVARTDAPLDEVMRTIEEALKER